A portion of the Streptomyces sp. NBC_01335 genome contains these proteins:
- a CDS encoding thiamine-phosphate kinase — protein MKGTVGELGEFGLIRELTARLTTTPAVRLGPGDDAAVVAAPDRRVVASTDVLIEGRHFRRDWSTAYDVGRKAAAQNLADIAAMGAVPTALLLGLVVPASLPVTWATELMDGLRDECQVAGAAVVGGDVVGGDTITVAITALGDLRNHEPVTRGGARPGDVVAVTGWLGWSAAGFAVLSRGFRSPRAFVEAHRRPEPPYHAGPAAAGLGATAMTDVSDGLVADLGHIAEASKVRIDLRSGLIDIPSQMSDIGQAVGVDPLQWVLTGGEDHAIVATFPPDVKLPARWKVIGEVLNPSALPQVTVDGAPWTSRGGWDHFGDVEDAP, from the coding sequence GTGAAGGGAACCGTGGGTGAGTTGGGGGAGTTCGGGCTCATCAGAGAGCTCACCGCCCGCCTCACCACCACTCCGGCGGTACGGCTGGGGCCCGGCGACGACGCCGCCGTCGTGGCCGCTCCGGACCGCAGGGTCGTGGCCAGTACCGACGTACTGATCGAAGGACGCCACTTCCGCCGCGACTGGTCGACGGCGTACGACGTCGGGCGCAAGGCGGCGGCGCAGAACCTCGCCGACATCGCGGCGATGGGCGCCGTGCCCACCGCGCTCCTCCTCGGCCTCGTCGTCCCGGCGAGCCTCCCGGTGACCTGGGCGACCGAACTCATGGACGGGCTCCGCGACGAGTGCCAGGTCGCCGGGGCGGCCGTGGTCGGCGGCGACGTGGTCGGCGGCGACACCATCACCGTCGCGATCACCGCGCTCGGCGACCTCCGCAACCACGAACCGGTCACCCGGGGCGGCGCCCGGCCCGGGGACGTCGTCGCCGTCACCGGCTGGCTCGGCTGGTCCGCCGCCGGATTCGCCGTACTCTCCCGGGGATTCCGCTCGCCGCGCGCCTTCGTCGAAGCCCACCGGCGCCCCGAACCGCCGTACCACGCGGGCCCCGCGGCGGCCGGACTCGGCGCCACCGCGATGACCGACGTCAGCGACGGCCTCGTCGCCGACCTCGGACACATCGCCGAGGCCAGCAAGGTCCGCATCGACCTGCGTTCCGGACTCATCGACATCCCGTCCCAGATGTCGGACATCGGACAGGCGGTCGGTGTCGACCCGCTCCAGTGGGTGCTCACCGGGGGCGAGGACCACGCGATCGTGGCGACCTTCCCGCCCGACGTGAAACTCCCCGCCCGCTGGAAGGTGATCGGCGAGGTCCTCAACCCGTCCGCCCTGCCCCAGGTCACCGTCGACGGCGCGCCCTGGACCAGCAGGGGAGGCTGGGACCACTTCGGCGACGTCGAGGACGCCCCGTAG
- the thiD gene encoding bifunctional hydroxymethylpyrimidine kinase/phosphomethylpyrimidine kinase has protein sequence MPTTAAVPPRVLTVAGSDSGGGAGIQADLKTMLALGVHGMSVLTAVTAQNSLGVQGAWELPPEAVRAQYRSVVDDIGVQAVKTGMLASAALVETVAGLLAETAAPVVVDPVGISKHGDALLAAEALESVRAKLLPLATVATPNLDEVAQLTGVEVAEEHDMRRAAAAVLAFGPRWVVIKGGHLPGEAVDLLTDGDQEHWLRAPRHDNRHTHGTGCTLASAIACGLARGQNVPTAVRNAKTYVTGAIEGGFPLGAGIGPVDHGWRSRRA, from the coding sequence ATGCCCACAACTGCCGCCGTACCGCCCCGTGTCCTCACCGTCGCCGGATCGGATTCCGGCGGCGGTGCCGGCATTCAGGCCGACCTCAAGACGATGCTGGCCCTCGGCGTGCACGGGATGAGCGTGCTCACCGCCGTGACCGCCCAGAACTCCCTGGGCGTGCAGGGCGCCTGGGAGTTGCCGCCCGAGGCGGTACGTGCCCAGTACCGCAGTGTCGTCGACGACATCGGCGTCCAGGCGGTGAAGACCGGCATGCTCGCGTCCGCCGCCCTGGTCGAGACCGTCGCCGGACTCCTCGCGGAGACCGCCGCCCCGGTCGTCGTCGACCCGGTGGGGATCTCCAAGCACGGGGACGCGCTGCTCGCCGCCGAGGCCCTGGAATCCGTACGCGCGAAGCTGCTGCCGCTGGCCACCGTCGCCACCCCGAACCTCGACGAAGTGGCACAGCTCACGGGCGTGGAGGTGGCCGAGGAGCACGACATGCGGCGGGCCGCCGCCGCCGTGCTCGCCTTCGGCCCGCGCTGGGTGGTGATCAAGGGCGGCCATCTGCCCGGCGAGGCCGTCGATCTGCTCACCGACGGCGACCAGGAGCACTGGCTGCGTGCACCCCGCCACGACAACCGGCACACCCACGGCACGGGCTGCACCCTCGCCTCGGCCATCGCCTGCGGCCTGGCCCGGGGCCAGAACGTGCCCACGGCGGTACGGAACGCGAAGACCTACGTCACCGGGGCGATCGAGGGCGGATTCCCGCTCGGTGCAGGGATCGGACCGGTCGACCACGGCTGGCGGAGCCGGCGGGCATGA
- the rpmB gene encoding 50S ribosomal protein L28 gives MAANCDVCGKGPGFGNNISHSHRRTSRRWNPNIQRVRAVVGRTPKRLNVCTSCIKAGKVAR, from the coding sequence GTGGCTGCCAACTGCGACGTCTGCGGCAAGGGGCCGGGCTTCGGCAACAACATTTCGCACTCGCACCGCCGTACGTCTCGTCGCTGGAATCCCAACATCCAGCGCGTGCGTGCCGTGGTCGGTCGGACGCCGAAGCGGCTCAACGTCTGCACCTCGTGCATCAAGGCCGGCAAGGTCGCGCGCTGA
- the cofC gene encoding 2-phospho-L-lactate guanylyltransferase yields the protein MATNTDPAGRWSLVVPLKPLAYAKSRLRDALGDALRPRLALAFAEDTVAAALSCTDVRDVVVVTDDTVAADRLAALGARVVPDFPAAGLNAALAYGAGLVRAVRPSAPVAALNADLPALRPSELSRVLEFSSGFPRTFLSDAAGIGTTFLSAVAGVELLPAFGGPSRARHLASGAREVPPEGLDSVRRDVDTGNDLLVALALGVGPRTEELRDAVRLGAAPGPVAGPTRPAPTGR from the coding sequence ATCGCCACGAACACCGACCCGGCCGGCCGCTGGTCCCTGGTCGTTCCGCTGAAGCCCTTGGCGTACGCCAAGAGCAGGCTGCGGGACGCCCTGGGCGACGCTCTGCGGCCCCGACTCGCCCTGGCCTTCGCCGAGGACACGGTCGCGGCGGCGCTCTCCTGCACGGACGTGCGCGATGTGGTGGTCGTCACGGACGACACGGTGGCGGCGGACCGTCTGGCGGCGCTGGGAGCCCGCGTCGTACCCGACTTCCCGGCCGCCGGTCTCAACGCGGCGCTCGCGTACGGCGCGGGGCTGGTGCGTGCCGTCAGGCCGTCGGCTCCGGTCGCGGCGCTCAACGCGGATCTCCCCGCGCTGCGCCCCTCGGAATTGTCGCGGGTCCTCGAATTCTCTTCCGGATTTCCCCGGACATTCCTTTCGGACGCCGCGGGAATCGGGACGACATTTCTCTCGGCGGTGGCCGGAGTGGAATTGCTGCCCGCTTTCGGCGGTCCCTCGCGCGCCCGGCATCTCGCGTCGGGTGCGCGGGAGGTGCCGCCCGAGGGACTGGATTCGGTCCGCCGGGACGTGGACACCGGGAACGACCTGCTGGTGGCGCTGGCCCTGGGCGTGGGACCGCGTACGGAGGAACTGCGGGACGCCGTACGGCTGGGGGCGGCCCCGGGCCCGGTCGCCGGGCCCACGCGGCCCGCGCCCACCGGGCGATAG
- a CDS encoding D-alanine--D-alanine ligase family protein, whose product MSSENLPQSPERPKSPEQQRRKPRVAVVFGGRSSEHGISVVTAGAVLNAIDRTVYDVLPIGITKDGRWALTGDDPARMAITDRQVPDVDALAESEKGGVVLSVDPGSREVVLSEPGSVPRALGEVDVVFPVLHGPYGEDGTLQGLLELSGVPYVGAGVLASAVGQDKEYMKRVFTSFGLPVGPYLVVRPREWENDPSAARKRIVDFAGEHGWPLFVKPARGGSSMGITKVDELGGLDAAIEEARSHDPKFLVESLLSGREIECGVLEFEDGPRASVPAEIPPVTAHDFYDFEAKYIDAAAGLVPAPLTPEQTAEVQRLAVAAFESVSCEGLVRADFFLTDEGEFVINEINTLPGFTPISMFPRMWQESGVDYPELVDRLLQAALTRSTGLR is encoded by the coding sequence ATGAGCAGCGAGAACCTCCCCCAGAGCCCTGAGCGTCCGAAGAGCCCTGAGCAGCAGCGCCGCAAGCCGCGCGTGGCTGTCGTGTTCGGCGGACGCAGCTCCGAACACGGCATCTCGGTCGTCACGGCCGGCGCCGTCCTGAACGCCATCGACCGGACCGTCTACGACGTCCTGCCGATCGGCATCACCAAGGACGGCCGCTGGGCCCTCACCGGCGACGACCCGGCCCGCATGGCCATCACCGACCGGCAGGTGCCCGACGTGGACGCGCTCGCCGAGTCGGAGAAGGGCGGCGTGGTTCTCTCCGTGGACCCGGGCAGCCGCGAAGTCGTCCTCAGCGAGCCCGGATCGGTGCCCCGGGCCCTGGGCGAGGTCGACGTCGTCTTCCCCGTGCTGCACGGCCCGTACGGCGAGGACGGCACCCTCCAGGGCCTCCTGGAACTCTCCGGCGTCCCCTACGTCGGCGCGGGCGTCCTCGCCTCCGCCGTCGGCCAGGACAAGGAGTACATGAAGCGGGTCTTCACCTCCTTCGGGCTCCCCGTCGGCCCCTACCTGGTCGTCCGCCCCCGTGAGTGGGAGAACGACCCCTCCGCCGCCCGCAAGCGGATCGTCGACTTCGCCGGCGAGCACGGCTGGCCGCTCTTCGTGAAGCCCGCCCGCGGCGGCTCGTCCATGGGCATCACCAAGGTCGACGAGCTCGGCGGCCTGGACGCGGCGATCGAGGAGGCCCGCAGCCACGACCCGAAGTTCCTCGTCGAGTCGCTGCTGAGCGGGCGCGAGATCGAGTGCGGGGTGCTGGAGTTCGAGGACGGACCGCGCGCCAGCGTGCCGGCCGAGATCCCGCCGGTCACCGCGCACGACTTCTACGACTTCGAGGCCAAGTACATCGACGCGGCCGCCGGACTCGTGCCCGCCCCGCTCACCCCGGAGCAGACCGCCGAGGTCCAGCGCCTCGCCGTCGCCGCCTTCGAGTCCGTCTCCTGCGAGGGCCTGGTGCGCGCCGACTTCTTCCTCACGGACGAGGGCGAGTTCGTCATCAACGAGATCAACACCCTGCCCGGGTTCACGCCCATCTCGATGTTCCCGAGGATGTGGCAGGAGAGCGGCGTCGACTACCCGGAGCTGGTCGACCGGCTCCTCCAGGCGGCCCTGACCCGGTCCACCGGCCTGCGCTGA
- a CDS encoding Lrp/AsnC ligand binding domain-containing protein, giving the protein MVQAYILIQTEVGKASIVAETIAKLPGVIQAEDVTGPYDVIVRAQSDTVDELGRMVVARVQQVEGITRTLTCPVVHL; this is encoded by the coding sequence GTGGTACAGGCGTACATCCTTATTCAGACCGAGGTGGGCAAGGCGTCGATCGTCGCCGAGACCATCGCGAAACTCCCGGGAGTGATCCAGGCAGAGGACGTCACCGGACCCTACGACGTGATCGTGCGCGCCCAGTCCGACACGGTGGACGAGCTCGGCCGCATGGTGGTCGCCCGGGTCCAGCAGGTGGAAGGCATCACGCGAACCCTGACCTGCCCCGTAGTCCACCTCTGA
- a CDS encoding DUF3515 domain-containing protein: MTSSRRRSLSPSFLVPSAAALLVAAGCSGGSQPSVAVPTPSKDAAAYCSALHKALPKTVAGLERSDPAPESELTAGWGDGAIVLRCGVPRPAAMADAASKGIDADGVNWLLEQRPDEGPRFTTTYRKAYVEVSMGTRFAHDASPLAEFAKPVRETVPDSL, encoded by the coding sequence GTGACGTCTTCCCGCCGCCGGTCGCTCAGCCCGTCGTTCCTCGTGCCGTCCGCCGCCGCGCTCCTGGTGGCGGCGGGCTGCTCCGGCGGCTCGCAGCCGTCGGTCGCGGTACCCACTCCGTCCAAGGACGCGGCCGCGTACTGTTCGGCGCTGCACAAGGCGCTGCCGAAGACCGTGGCCGGGCTGGAACGCAGTGATCCCGCACCGGAGTCGGAGCTGACCGCCGGCTGGGGGGACGGGGCGATCGTACTTCGCTGCGGTGTTCCCCGGCCCGCCGCCATGGCGGACGCGGCTTCCAAGGGGATCGACGCGGACGGCGTCAACTGGCTGCTGGAGCAACGCCCGGACGAGGGGCCCCGGTTCACGACGACGTACCGCAAGGCGTACGTCGAGGTCTCCATGGGGACGCGGTTCGCCCACGACGCCAGCCCGCTCGCCGAGTTCGCGAAGCCGGTGCGCGAGACGGTCCCCGACAGTCTCTGA
- a CDS encoding lysophospholipid acyltransferase family protein — protein MSRRRIGFWYRLAAVIAKPPLVVLFKRDWRGMEHIPADGGFITAVNHNSYVDPLSYGHFQYNTGRVPRFLAKAALFRAPFVGMMLRGTGQIPVYRETTDALNAFRAAVAAIEDGECVAFYPEGTLTRDPDMWPMNGKTGAARVALMTRAPVIPVAQWGANLAMPPYAKENKYRFFPRKTLRVQAGPPVDLSRFYGSDPTPDVLREVTEVIMAAITEQLETVRGEKAPAEPYDHRKARANQRRKAEEKGSQ, from the coding sequence GTGTCCCGCCGCAGAATCGGCTTCTGGTACCGCCTGGCGGCGGTCATCGCCAAGCCGCCACTGGTGGTTCTCTTCAAGCGTGACTGGCGGGGAATGGAGCACATTCCGGCCGACGGCGGATTCATCACGGCCGTCAACCACAACTCCTACGTGGACCCGCTCTCGTACGGGCACTTCCAGTACAACACCGGCCGGGTGCCGAGGTTCCTGGCGAAGGCCGCCCTCTTCCGCGCCCCGTTCGTCGGCATGATGCTGCGCGGCACCGGCCAGATCCCCGTCTACCGCGAGACCACCGACGCGCTGAACGCCTTCCGCGCCGCCGTGGCCGCGATCGAGGACGGCGAGTGCGTCGCCTTCTACCCCGAGGGCACCCTCACCCGCGACCCCGACATGTGGCCGATGAACGGCAAGACCGGCGCCGCCCGCGTCGCGCTGATGACCCGCGCGCCCGTCATCCCGGTCGCCCAGTGGGGCGCGAACCTCGCGATGCCGCCGTACGCCAAGGAGAACAAGTACCGGTTCTTCCCCCGGAAGACCCTCCGGGTGCAGGCCGGACCGCCCGTCGACCTCAGCCGCTTCTACGGCTCGGATCCGACGCCCGACGTGCTGCGCGAGGTCACCGAGGTCATCATGGCCGCGATCACCGAGCAACTGGAGACCGTGCGCGGCGAGAAGGCTCCCGCCGAGCCGTACGACCACCGCAAGGCCCGCGCGAACCAGCGGCGCAAGGCCGAAGAGAAGGGCTCCCAGTGA
- a CDS encoding HU family DNA-binding protein: protein MNKAQLVEAIAEKVGGRQQAADAVDAVLDAIVRAVVAGDRVSVTGFGSFEKVDRPARYARNPQTGERVRVKKTSVPRFRAGQGFKDLVSGSKKLPKNDVAVKKAPKGSLSGGASTRTTTKAAAKKATARKAATAKKTTTAAATTAKKTTATPAKKATTAAAAKKTTAAAKKAATPAKKTAAVAKKTAPAKKATAKKAPAKKTTARTTTAKKATARKK from the coding sequence GTGAACAAGGCACAGCTCGTAGAAGCGATTGCCGAGAAGGTCGGCGGCCGCCAGCAGGCCGCTGACGCGGTGGACGCGGTACTGGACGCGATCGTCCGCGCCGTCGTGGCCGGAGACCGTGTCTCGGTCACCGGTTTCGGCTCGTTCGAGAAGGTCGACCGCCCGGCGCGGTACGCCCGCAACCCGCAGACCGGCGAGCGCGTCCGGGTCAAGAAGACCTCGGTGCCCCGCTTCCGCGCGGGTCAGGGCTTCAAGGACCTGGTGAGCGGCTCCAAGAAGCTCCCGAAGAACGACGTGGCCGTCAAGAAGGCCCCCAAGGGCAGCCTCTCGGGCGGTGCTTCCACCCGTACGACCACCAAGGCCGCGGCCAAGAAGGCCACCGCCCGCAAGGCCGCGACGGCGAAGAAGACCACCACCGCCGCCGCGACCACGGCGAAGAAGACCACCGCCACGCCCGCCAAGAAGGCGACCACCGCGGCAGCGGCGAAGAAGACCACGGCGGCCGCGAAGAAGGCGGCCACGCCGGCGAAGAAGACCGCCGCCGTCGCGAAGAAGACGGCCCCGGCCAAGAAGGCCACCGCCAAGAAGGCGCCCGCCAAGAAGACCACGGCGCGCACCACCACGGCCAAGAAGGCCACCGCTCGCAAGAAGTGA
- a CDS encoding NAD(P)H-dependent glycerol-3-phosphate dehydrogenase: MTDPRKVAVFGAGSWGTAFAVILGDAGCDVTVWARRAEVADDINTTRTNSRYLPGAELPTSVRATTDPAEALRGAEFAVLVVPSQTLRANLAQWAPHLEPDTVLVSLMKGVELGTAKLMSEVIADVTKVSADRIAVVTGPNLAGEIAERRPAAAVVACRDESVAQRLQAACHTPYFRPYTNTDVVGCELGGAVKNVISLAVGIADGMGLGDNAKGSLITRGLAETTRLGLAMGADPLTFSGLAGLGDLVATCSSPLSRNHTFGTNLGRGMTLQEAVAATSQTAEGVKSCESVLDLARRHGVDMPITETVVGIVHEGKPPAVAVKELMSRSAKPERR, translated from the coding sequence GTGACCGACCCGCGCAAAGTGGCCGTCTTCGGGGCGGGCTCCTGGGGCACCGCCTTCGCCGTGATCCTGGGCGACGCAGGCTGCGACGTCACCGTCTGGGCCCGCCGCGCCGAGGTCGCCGACGACATCAACACCACCCGGACCAACTCCCGCTACCTCCCCGGCGCCGAACTGCCCACGTCCGTGCGCGCCACCACCGACCCCGCCGAGGCGCTGCGCGGCGCCGAGTTCGCGGTGCTGGTGGTGCCCTCCCAAACGCTGCGCGCCAACCTCGCCCAGTGGGCCCCGCACCTGGAACCGGACACCGTCCTCGTCTCCCTGATGAAGGGCGTCGAGCTCGGTACCGCCAAGCTGATGAGCGAGGTGATCGCGGACGTGACGAAGGTCTCCGCCGACCGCATCGCCGTCGTCACCGGCCCCAACCTCGCCGGCGAGATCGCCGAACGGCGCCCCGCGGCGGCCGTCGTGGCCTGTAGGGACGAATCGGTGGCCCAGCGGCTCCAGGCCGCCTGCCACACCCCGTACTTCCGCCCGTACACCAACACCGACGTCGTCGGCTGCGAACTCGGCGGAGCGGTCAAGAACGTCATCAGCCTGGCGGTCGGCATCGCCGACGGCATGGGACTCGGCGACAACGCCAAGGGCTCGCTCATCACCCGCGGACTCGCCGAGACCACCCGGCTGGGCCTCGCCATGGGCGCGGACCCGCTGACGTTCTCCGGACTCGCGGGCCTCGGCGACCTGGTGGCGACCTGCTCCTCGCCGCTCTCGCGCAACCACACCTTCGGCACCAACCTCGGCCGGGGCATGACGCTCCAGGAGGCGGTCGCCGCCACCAGCCAGACCGCGGAGGGTGTCAAGTCCTGCGAGTCGGTGCTCGATCTGGCCCGCCGGCACGGGGTCGACATGCCGATCACGGAGACCGTCGTCGGGATCGTCCACGAGGGCAAGCCGCCCGCCGTCGCGGTCAAGGAGCTGATGTCGCGGAGCGCCAAGCCCGAGCGGCGCTGA
- a CDS encoding DAK2 domain-containing protein, with the protein MPQLPDDFDAVAVRTWCSLALEALGRERAAIDAINVYPVPDGDTGTNLFLTVESARAAVEAVFAAHGAGPSAPFPTGPASAGPACAEAVRAMAHGALIGARGNSGTILAQLLRGMAAVLADGGDADHLARALAQAAAAARRAVAHPVEGTILTVAAAAARAAGAVAAGSGLAAVAQAAHAGAAEALEETPGRLPVLGRAGVVDAGGQGLVTVLGALLETVTGRAPVHVPRQAPGPLPVAAEGAAAPVGECAGACADPANPADGAVPGDGPAFEVIYLLEAEDGAVERLRDRLDTLGDSLVVVGGDGLWNVHVHVDDAGAAVEAGVEAGRPHRIRITHFGAARVHPHTEPAPRSVVVVVPGEELRGLCEEADAVTVLVRPGKPPASGELVEAIRRAHAREVVLLPNDANLRHVAAVAAEQVRADGIRVAVIPTRAVVQGIAALAVHEPGRSFDEDVVAMTAAAGATRHAELAVAERQSWTTAGICQAGDILGLIDGDVAVIGADLPGTARTVLDRMLAAGGELVTLVLGEHVPDTLGDALEAYVREGHLAVDTTVYRGGHPGTPLLIGVE; encoded by the coding sequence GTGCCGCAACTCCCCGACGATTTCGACGCCGTCGCGGTACGCACCTGGTGCTCCCTGGCCCTCGAAGCCCTGGGCCGGGAGCGTGCCGCGATCGACGCGATCAACGTCTACCCGGTCCCCGACGGGGACACCGGCACCAACCTCTTCCTCACCGTGGAATCGGCGCGGGCCGCCGTCGAGGCCGTCTTCGCGGCCCACGGCGCGGGCCCCTCGGCGCCGTTCCCCACCGGGCCCGCCTCCGCCGGACCGGCCTGCGCCGAGGCCGTACGCGCCATGGCGCACGGGGCGCTCATCGGGGCGCGGGGCAACTCCGGCACCATCCTCGCCCAACTGCTGCGCGGGATGGCCGCCGTGCTCGCGGACGGCGGGGACGCGGACCACCTGGCCCGGGCGCTGGCGCAGGCCGCCGCCGCCGCCCGCCGGGCCGTCGCCCACCCCGTGGAGGGCACCATCCTCACCGTCGCCGCCGCGGCCGCGCGGGCCGCCGGGGCGGTCGCCGCCGGGAGCGGTCTGGCGGCCGTCGCCCAGGCGGCGCACGCGGGCGCCGCCGAGGCGCTGGAGGAGACCCCCGGGCGGCTGCCGGTGCTCGGCCGCGCCGGAGTCGTGGACGCCGGCGGCCAGGGCCTGGTGACCGTCCTGGGGGCGCTGCTGGAGACGGTGACCGGGCGGGCCCCCGTACACGTACCCCGCCAGGCGCCCGGACCGCTCCCCGTAGCGGCCGAGGGCGCCGCCGCCCCCGTCGGGGAGTGCGCCGGAGCGTGCGCCGACCCCGCGAACCCCGCGGACGGGGCGGTGCCCGGCGACGGGCCCGCCTTCGAGGTCATCTACCTGCTGGAGGCCGAGGACGGGGCGGTGGAGCGGCTCCGCGACCGGCTCGACACCCTCGGCGACTCCCTCGTCGTGGTCGGCGGCGACGGCCTGTGGAACGTCCATGTGCACGTCGACGACGCCGGAGCCGCCGTGGAAGCGGGCGTGGAGGCGGGCCGCCCGCACCGCATCCGGATCACCCACTTCGGCGCCGCGCGCGTCCACCCGCACACCGAACCCGCCCCGCGCTCCGTGGTCGTGGTCGTCCCCGGCGAGGAACTCCGCGGTCTCTGCGAGGAGGCCGACGCCGTCACCGTGCTCGTGCGCCCCGGGAAGCCGCCCGCCAGCGGTGAACTCGTCGAGGCCATCCGCCGCGCCCACGCCCGCGAGGTCGTGCTGCTCCCCAACGACGCGAACCTGCGCCACGTCGCGGCCGTCGCCGCCGAGCAGGTCAGGGCCGACGGAATCCGGGTCGCCGTCATCCCGACCCGCGCCGTCGTCCAGGGCATCGCCGCCCTCGCGGTCCACGAGCCCGGCCGCAGCTTCGACGAGGACGTCGTCGCCATGACCGCCGCCGCCGGAGCCACCCGCCACGCCGAACTCGCCGTCGCCGAACGGCAGTCGTGGACCACCGCCGGCATCTGCCAGGCCGGCGACATCCTCGGCCTGATCGACGGGGACGTGGCCGTCATCGGCGCGGACCTCCCCGGCACCGCGCGCACCGTCCTCGACCGGATGCTCGCCGCCGGCGGCGAGCTGGTCACCCTCGTGCTCGGCGAACACGTACCGGACACCCTCGGCGACGCGCTGGAGGCGTACGTACGCGAAGGGCACCTGGCCGTCGACACCACGGTCTACCGGGGCGGGCACCCGGGGACCCCGCTGCTGATCGGCGTCGAGTAG